TTCAGTGCATCTGCTTTGAGAAACCCTCGCACCAAGCCTGAACCTTCGGCTTCTTATCCAACTGGAGTTGTCAGTGAAAGTGACATCACCAAGATGACCAACTCCACTGCTCAGAGTAATTACCAGGTCCCCTGTCAATAATGGTCTTTTACCCTCCCTTTCACGTACTATACTGTCACCAAACTCCTTTTCGGTCCATTCCACTTTTCCATCAGCACCAAAATCACCATCAAGAACAAGAATGTCAATCTTGATTGCAGATAGTGGGCCAGATGTGATAATCTCATTTGATTCAGAATCGATGATGACAATTTCAACAGGCTTTCTGCCTTCAGCTTCTATTCTGCTTCCTGTGAACAGTGTTTCAGGCACACTAGTTTGGAAATGCAGCCGATATTGCCTGCTAGCAGTGGGTGGGATCTGGTTTAGGGGCAGTCTACACCACGCACAACACAAATACACAAATGAGAACATCCAAATGGCTTAAAAAGCATTTAGTCCTAAAAATTTGTCAAACAAGCAATTTTTTGCTGCACCACAATATGTATAACCAACAATTATGTTAATATGCATGCACGTGCATGACATGGGAAATGGCGAGCATCAAAATAATAGGTTTACAGCGTCAGATAGTAGCTTTCATATAAAAACAATTATTCAAATACTCTGGCGAACTAGTTTTACCTCTTTATGTCTATATGGGTGGGGTTTGTAGTAATTTTCCTTTCATATAAGGAAACAAAGAGTAAAGAACTAATATTTTCCAAACAAAAATGTTTTATGGATACATAATTATTCACATATGGATTTACCTTTATGCATCATATTCATGACATCATAATTATTCACACATGGATTCAAAGCATCAGATGTCATGAACAATACGAATCCATCTGATGGATTTAACCGCAAAATATAAAATTGGGCAACTGGGAAAGGGTTTACAGTGCTCGAGCCTCAAACCCCAAAAAGGATTTTCAAAATTTACCTTGGAGCTAAGAGTACATATCGGTAAAGAGCATTTTGCACCTCTTCTTGCACCTGATTTTCCACAAAAAGAATTCAATATGCCAGAAGCTCAAAGGATTAGCTTTAAGTAATAATAAATACTAACAATATCAACTCGCAAAATTATCATGAAGATAAATGCTAATTATACTGCTTAACTATGTTTACTCCCATAATCATAGTTCGGTGCTCAAAACTCCTTTTTagttcttttttcattttttagttTGCGTGTGTTGTGTGATCTGCTCAACTACTTTGAGTTCTAAGCAGCCGTATGTCAGGATTAAATACAGTTCTTAGCCTTCATTTACCACTTAAGAATATAATATATAAGGTTTCCCTTAGATTCTGCATATCCTTAAGATTGCTATATTCTTTAGCATTGTTGCTTGAGGCAGTCAGTTAAGTTTTAATATACTAATATCTCTTGGAAGTCTCTAACAAAAGATGATTggcaacatcaaaaaaaaaaacttgcagtAATACCTGGAGAACTGttacaacaataataataaacaaATGCCTTGATATTTCCATTCTAAGAAAGTTGGTGGTTTTCTTTTATCTCTATTCTACATAACACCACCATTGTTGGTTCAGAAGGCATTAGAGACCAACCAAATAATATAATCCTCACACAAAGCCAGATGGTAAAGAATTAGCAAGGTTTGAGCTGAAAGTTGCGAAGTAGATCAAGCCTATCAGAAATGAAAATGCAAGATTTTAGCTTGAGATTGCAAGGcctgtgctcaaatcttatattGATGTTTAGGATGTCTCATATATGATTGTCCTCAACCAAgagaatatatataatatagtctAATATGATGTAATGCATGAGCATATaactatttttttcattttctaatGACTAGTGCATAGTTTCAGCTCATAAACCACTGGACGTATTTATACCAGTTTGAACAATAAAGCATATCTTAAAACTTTATACTTCTCTTATTTTTTCCTGCTTGTTTTATTGTTTaaactatttgttatttttggcCTAAACTGGATAAAAAATCATGCAAAttcatagaaaacaaagctcatATGGCCAGCTGAAACACAATCAAGGCCTGATTTTTGAATCTTAGTCCTGAATCAACAATGTTATGGACACTTGCTTATAGTACATAAGCAAGTAACGAACTACTAGCGACAAGGTTGATATTTAGGTCCCCTCACTACTtctgaaaatttaaattaaaaaaatggcaAGAAGACATATTCCGGTAGAAATTTCAGACAATCTTAGGGAAGTTACAAATTTGAAATTGAAAAACAAAACCACATATACAGGTTTTAAGAAAGATTTCAAAGAAATTAggcaacaagagagagagagagagagagagagagagagagagagagagaatagatCATGGACAATATGCTAATAATTCATGATTTTTCACTTGTTTTAAGAGTTACCagatttgtaattaatttaatatttacatTTTTCACAACAAACTTTAATGCGATTACATATGTGTTATAATAGAAAAAGTGAAAGAAACCTGTATTTAGTTTCAATTATTCTAAAATGCTGCAAGTATCACTTCTACTCATGTAAGAAACCAAAACTAAAGCATGTTACAAATGGGTACGTTTCACAGTGAAAGTCAAATGGAATaactttgaaaaaaatataaggaAGATAAATATGGTGCCACACCAAAATGAAAGAAACCCTGGAGGGTGTGGGGCGGACTGTTGGTTCCCAAAAACCTGAAAGAAGCAAGGCAAGCTCTCTTTGGAAGCTCCCAAGGATTTGCATCACCTCAAAAATCCTCAAAAATCCGTACAGAAATCGCAAGAATCCATGAGACACAAACTCATATGGATGTTAAATACATCATACAGATGGTGTCACCAGAGGAGTATATTAGAACATAACATGAATACTTTAAGCAGGAATCAACCTTTGCTACTGGGAGGTAAAAAAGTGGGGGGTTTTAAAACAAACATTCTCAAAGTAGAAAGGATCAGCCAAGGTAGCCCACATTTATATGGTCTGGGAGGTTCCACTGATAACCTAGAAGGGCCAACATGGCAAAACGAAGCTACACGAAATTGAACAACAACACAAGGATTAAATACAATGATGATTCTGCGCACAAACTGAAGTCAGCTAACAGCCTAATAAAGTCTTACTTAAAAAGAACTTTCGAAAAGGATTCCGATCCTGTAGAATTCCTAAGCATTGCAAAAATGACAGCAGGACTTATCTTACCACTTTGCGAAGAAAAGGCTCCAACTTTGGCAAATGCCGCTGTATATAATTCGCCCCCATTACTTCTCTCATTGaactgccaaaaaaaaaaaaaacccataaGACAACAAGTATCAATCACTTAGTAATAAAGAAACAAGATAAGAGAACTCCCAAACTATTCACTCACTTAAGAAAGGTTCGCCGTCGCTTTGTATCCTTAACAAGAGATCCTCCGTCGTCCTCCCCTTCCTCCGGATAGGCCCTCTTCCGATCCATCACGAGGAAATCAAGGGAGCAAGGCAGCTCCACAAGCTCCCAAAAGCCCTTTCTAACCCGAAAACCGACACTCTCAACCGTTGTGGTTCAATTAAATGTCCGAATCATTACTATATATGGAATCACAAGACAATAGCTTGCTGCGAAGCAGCTACGAAGCTTCCTCGAATCGTCAGCAGCACGACCGGGGGATAAAAGTCTCGTCGGAGCCCCTAATAAAGCCACGATTCCGatcctttttttaaaacaaatgcCAATAAATAAAATACTTTCTTTTATCGAAGGAATCGGTCGGGACGAGGAACCATCCAAACCAGAGATTCTCTCACTGCGAGCTTCGATCGAATGTACGAAATACCGACCAATATACCAAATTCCAACAAAATCTTTGAAAAAGGAGGGATCGGCGGGGTAGGTGCGCGGGGAATACTCGTACTGGCGAAGGTgcgaggaagaagggaggaagagggggcGAAGGACGGGGGAGAGCGGTGATTGACGAGAGCAAAGGGACCCCATCTCGATCGAATTAAATTCGTTGGAGTCGTCggcggagggagaggagggtggggaatccgaaaccctaaccctaatttcGGGGGACGAGgtaaaaagagaggaaaggggGAGGAAAGACGTTTGTTCGCGGGTACTGCACCAAGTGGAGAGCTTTGGTCGAGACTTTTCGAGCTTTTTCGTTTTTTCCAGCGCCTTTACTTGGCTTTCACTGGGGTTCTTCGGGCTTTATCAACAAGTGAGTGAGAGCTTTTTCGAGGAAGTAGATATTGCGAATCTCCTGGTCATTGTCAGGAGAATAATCTTTTTTTGGTTTGCTTTTAGAAAGAGTTATCAGCATCATCATCCCCatgtttcaccaaaaaaaaaaaaagtttgtgaTATGACACCAACCATGTAAGAAAATATGCCATCAGATCTCTAAGTAATCTTTTGAAATGGATATAGTGGGAATCCCCTTATCATTGTCAGGAGAATATCTTTTTGGTTAACTTTTAGAAATATCATTCATCCTGATCAGCATCATTCCCATGCATATTCTCCTTTTATGTCATGGAAAATGTCCTTGAAACCAGTCGATGAGATAAAACGAAATAAGTGGTGAtatttgcattgctttgcttctCGCTAATGTAATGATGTggtgatataaaaaaaaaagataatggcaCTTCAGCAGTCACATTTTTGAATCAATAAATGATTATGATTTTGTGCGAATTATTGCTTGTTATCTGGGATTGATAGGCTTTGCCTTCATTAAAATACGATGATTAAGGAGGAGGTTCACCACACATCTCATCTTGAAGTACATGAGATATTAAACCACTACATAATGTGTCATTAGTTGTCCTTCGTATGCAtcgcttcctttttttttagtaaTTCATGTTTAGCTAAAAAATTACCGAGTAATACGGAAATCATGCAGAAAAAGGGCTACTATCTCCGTGTCTATTTTCTCGCGTATATATTATGCCAAATAAGATTTGGGTTGCCAGTTGAAATGTGCAATAGGAAATCTAGACATGAGATTTGTGTGTTACGCAATCACTTGTGCACTCATTTCATGGATAACCTAGGACCCTACGTGTTTTATGACTTAAAACATTGAAACACTCAGAAAAGGTTTAGCATAGGCGAAATAATATAATTACTTTTTAAAAGCCTAGGATAACGTAATTTTATTGCAACATTATAAGTGAATCTCTGCAGTGGCACTTAGTGCAGCTGAACCTaacattcaaatcaaacctttaATAAAATTgatgttggagttttaattttttaaaaaattaaattttcttatcttctaaattttagttgttttaaatattttaaaatatttttttgtgagATGCGTTTTTCAGAAGAGCTAGAACTCTTAAAAAAATGTTAGTTCCCGAAAAAAATATAGTATTTCCAAAATATTACTTCGGTTTTTCTTTCGGaattaattcaaaaataattcaaTCTCTCTTTTTCTCACTACTTCTTTGCCTTTCGAAAAGTTTTTCTAGAGAATTTTTTCATCTTTCAACTTTATACTTtgtatcttttttatttctgaTAATCTTAAAGGATCAGTCAAGAGGATCGGGCTGATCCAGATTGTTGTAGACCCGCACCTAGAGATGAATCATGTTTTTAGAATATTATTATTTACACTTCTCGTTCTAGACAAGATCTTTTCAAActtctaaatttatttttttatgaattattATAAGATAATGATATTGCAATttgtaaataatattttttcaataGTTGATAGTGGACTTTGACGGGGAAGGGCCTTAGTTTTGAACTAGCTTTCTGATAGCGATTTCATCGTAGTCATCGCCCAAGCGAACTTTAAGAGCTTCTCATTACGGCTAACAAAGAAAACCTAACACGGTGGTTCCGAAGACAGTGCTGATGAGGACGAGCGGCTACTTCGGAGCTTCCTGTGAGGGTCGTATGGAGGGGGTCATGGGATGCACTTAGTGGCGTAGGAGAGTGTCTGCCTACTATTGAGTGAGGGCGGCCTCGGTGTATTATCTCTTCAGGAGAGGCACGAGGCGTTGATTGTCCGACATGTTGTTCGATTCATGCTGGAGCCTCAGAGGTTCTGGAGTTAGACCGTGGCTGCTAGATATGGCCGGACCGGTATGGAGGAGTGATCCGGAATGGGCGCAGATGCTCGTTCATGTGGCGAGTGATTGCGAGGTATCTGCCAACAGTTGTGGAGAATACTAGATGGTTGATAGGTGATGGGCGGCACATTGATGTGGTTAGTGACCCGTGGGTGGGTGCCCTCTCCTTAAGACTTTGGCCGACTATGGTTGACATCGAGGTAGTGAAGGGACTGCGGGTCTACGACCTCCTCGACCTTGGCAGGGCAGCTTGGGATGAGGCTAGGTTGGGTCATCTGTTTGGGACACACCTTGCTGAGAGGGTCCGATCTCTTCCGATACCAGGGTGTGCAGGTTCTGATACTCGAGTACGAAACACCTTGAGTAGGACCGGTGTTAGGGTGGGGGAGCTCTCCCGCGTGCTTCGGAGGGAGCATGAGCTAGGTCTGGAGTGTGTTTGGATCTGGCTCATGGGCCTCCACCCGAGGGTCGCACTGTTCTTATGTAAGGTGGTCTGGGATCGGCTTCCGATGAGAGCCAGCGGACGAGGATTAAGGATTCCCTCAGAGTGTGGGGTTTGCGGGGCCAATGAGACGGTGGACCATGCACTGTTTCAGTGCACATGGGTAAGGGTGACCTAGCGTGCGGCAGGGTTGCTGCAGGAGGGGGTCCGAGGGGGACTAGTTCTTACAGACCATCCGTCAGCAGTCGGGCAACCCACTGACATGCCAAGAGGCGGTTAGAGCGACCTGCACAGTATACCATATCTGGCTGACAAAAAATGCTCGAACTTTCGATGAGCATCGTATGTCGCCAAGGCTCGTGGCGAAGACCGCCCGGGTGCAGATGGTAGAGATTAGTTATGCTTCCTTCTTAGAAGGgcctttgacagctcgggataTCTGGAGTTCCTATTCTGCCTCGGCAACCTTCTGTATGGTGTTCTTCACTGGGAGCTCCCACCTCCtaacttcctcaaggtcaatttcgatGGGTCGGTGCTGGATAAAGGCACAAAAGGCAGAGCGGGTTTCGTTATTACGGACCCAAACTCTAGGGTTGTGGCAGCGGGAGGCTGCCAGTTATTTGACTGCATGGTTTCTGGTGCGGAGCTAAGGTTGCCTGAGCAGGTCTCCAACATGCTCAGCATGTGCTATCAGCTAGTTCGGTCATcttggagggtgactcagcTACGGTCATCGGCTAGATCCAGGGGGTCTGAGGGTCATTGCTGGTGATCATCCACTGCTTTGTGATATctagatgatgatgagggataGAGGAGTTGTCCAGGTTAAGCATGTGTTTAGAGAAGCCAATGGAGCTGCGAACTAGGTGGCTACCTACGTGGCCAACCACGCTGACAGCAGCACCTCGTGGGCAGGGGATGGGGAGCTACCTCGGGAGTccgtgatattttgttttccgactttattgggtgcatcCGTACACGTGTTGTATAAATCACTcattgtagcaaaaaaaaaagaagaaagaaaagaaagaaaagaaagaaagtctAACATTACGGCTTTATTTGATGCAGACATCCAATAAATGTACGCTAACTTACCAAGTGAGCTTGCACAGCGAAGGCACCCCACATGTTCCACATCATGCATGTGCGGGTCGTTTTCACATACGCACATGCTTCTGTAACCGGCTACGGCACAGTGCTGGCTTATAAGGATTTGTGCAGATgtgtatttagtctcatatcAATTATTTGCTGAATATTTTAtgtgtacttatacaggattaagcaacccaaataatatcttttgtctagacattttgggtgaggtcctatgTTGTGATAAATGATATCAAAGCGGACCTAGCTTATAACCTATGTGAATTAAGGAATACTGCAGCACattccattggggttgacctgGCCAATCATGATGTTTAtgaatagatttgaatggatttaaatcCTTAGTCGGACGAAGATGTCAGGACTTGAACGGAGAACGTATGCGAAGATCCGTGCGGACACTTATATAGCCTCACGTACCATAAGATTTTTCTAGAAAAGTAGTAATGTAAATGAAAATGAAACAGagtatttgataaaaaaaaattcagtagcATAGCTTCTTTGTTGTgttggaacaaaaaatataatttatttgatGCAAATCTCTCCTAAGATACTGCCTCATCATAAGAAATTATTGATTAGGCTCGGTCTAGCTACCAGCTTCAGCCGTAGATTAGGCCTATAAAAATCTTGCACGTAGAGTTGCAATAACTATTAacagcaaacaaaaaaaatccaaacaaaCTATAGAATTCTGTTGACCTTGCAAGGCACCTAAAGAGTAAACATACACGGCTCCAGCCACGGCAATGAGGTGCTGTCACTCAAAACTTCCTCCCAACCCCCGGGCGATATCATGCGAAGAATGGAACTAAAAGCTAGGCTACTTATCATTATTATTTCCagtaacaaatatatatatatatatatatatatatatatatatatatatatatatatatatatataagttcaCATAGCCACAACTATAAGAGTATTCTGTTCGGTAGTTACAAAATCATTCCGCTCCTAAGGGAGGGGAATGTTATGATCACACGACTACAACTGTAGAATAGTAAATGAGTATTCTATTCCGAACCAGTGGTTACAACCAAGAAATATTTTGTTATTATCCGATACTTGATGAACAAAGATGATGGCCAAGATATCGCATGGGCATGCAAAATTCAACCTACTTAGCCATTCAAAAGagaatatttggtaatatcatatttgatataGCTATGATATTCTTTGGGCATCCCGACATCCTCCTAGGTAAAAAAGGTTTGCTAAGACGATGATTCATATAGTTCTAGTACGGATAGGATACATCCAATAAGATCATAAAACAGTAAGTGCTTGGCTTCAAGTCAATGATTTGTTGCGAGCCGAGCCCCAAGGAGGAAGTTGATGAATTCCTTCAAATACCTATCATGAAGCTCTTTGTCAGCAAATACAGCTGCCATCTCTCTTGCTTTTCTTCTCAATCCCTCCACTTCATTGGAAAGCATGACCATTTGCAAGGCCTTGGCGACCCCATCCCTGTCATACGAGCCATCATCCCCTCGCTCCACCTCGACTGCAATGCCCTTCTCCACCAGCAATCTGGCATTAAGGCCCTGATCAAAAATGTTTGGCAAAACTATCAATGCATTCCCATAGCGAAGAGTCTCTATTATAGACCCCCACCCAGAGTGAAACAAAGACCCCCCTACAGAAGGATGGGCCAAGATCTCCAACTGAGGAGCCCAACCGAAGCATACCGCGCCGCGGCCCTCGGTCCGGGCTGCGAACCCCTTCGGAAGAGCTTCTTCGTCACCGCCCGTGACCCAAGCGGGCCTACGTAGGGCCCACAAGAAACGAACGTTGGAGAGCTCAAGCCCATAGGCGAGTTCGCGGACTTCGCTCTCGCTCAACTTGTACTCGCTCCCGAAGCTCACGAAAACGACCGATTTAGGGGGCTGGGCGTCCAGCCACCCGAATATCTGGCCCCACCTGCCGTTCCGATCGGCGCTGGCCGCTGGAGACGTAGCCGGAGGGATTAGGCCGACGGGAAACACCGGCTTCCGGTAGATCCTCCGGAGAACATCCAGGTACTCCCCCTCGTACTCGGGGCAGGTCCGTAAGGCGATGGCGGTGCACCCCTCGACGGCAAGCCGGAACCGTTCGACGTCTGCAATCCCCGAGGTGTTCGTGGTGAAGACCTCCGAGTAGAACTGCTCCGCCTCCCGGCGGCGGAAAGCCACCGTGGAGCCGGGGGGGAACCATTCGGGCGGCGACGTCATGCTCTCCGGCGACGGCCAGCGCCTCCTCCGGCCTTCCTCTGCCAGGACCTCCGGCGGGCCTGTGAAGCCGGTGGAGGCAGCGTTGAAGGCGAACAAAAGGACGGGGAGCACGCCCAAGTCGCGCGCCGCGGCGGGGACCCAGTAGGGGAGGAAGTCGTGGAGGATGACGTCCGGGGACTCGTCGGCGAGGAATTTCTTGACGGGGTTCTGCAGGAAGTCGTAGGCGATCTTGAGGAGAGGGCCCTTGTCGGCGGGGACGTCGACGGTGGCCTCGGCTTCCTCGGGGAGGCCGTCGACGCGGGGCAGCGGGAGGTCGACGAAGGCGATGAGCGGCGTCAGGTGAGGGGGTATTTTAGGAAGGCGGCGGTTGTTACGAGGGCTGGAGAGGAAGGAGACGCGGTGGCCGGCGGTGGCCAAGGCGAAGGCGAGGTGGAGGTAGGGAATCATGTGGCCGAAGGCGAGCCATGGGAGCATGGCTATGTGGAGGCGTTGTTCACCCATCGCCATTATTGTCTTCTTGGCCTTGGAACGGTTTGGGTGTCGCAATGCGGTGATAGCTGACCAGAAATAGGCGACCACAGGAAAGTGTATATAACCATCAATTCTGCTTTCACTTCTCAACATGCTTTCACTGAATCTACTACATTTATTACCACTGCTCGATTCGGTTTCGGTGAAtctgcttttatttttattaataactGCTCGATTTGGTTTCGGTGAATCtgcttttattatatatatattcccaCTGCTCGATTGCATGTATGCCAGTTTTGACGGTTGAGAAATTTAGGTGCCGGTTGTTTAAGCAAGCCGCCTGTGAAATGCCTCCATTGCTGCATGTTCGGAGGTTTCTCTCTCCCATGGCAACCCTCGCATGGCTTCCTCTATATCCACGTGGATGGTTTGGAGAAAATGACAAATCAAGTCTATGCACGGGCGGCAATTTTTTACCTTCTCACCTGTTTAACTTGTTTCATACATGGGTTCAGTGAAATAGATAGATTTATGTTTAgaattttgacctatttaataaaaatattgggTTCGAATTGAAAGAATTTTGACCTAACCAATAttcaagccaaatctgattgCCGCCTCTAATTAGTCTCTGGGAAAAGATCTAAGTAGTTGGTAGGGTCAGCTATGTCTGGATGCTAGCTAGTTATATATAAATTCAAAAGagataaaaaaacaaatagttAGGATTCACTTTTTCGTTTGGAATGAAATTGGAGATGTCCAATTAGTCAAACATGCCCGAGATGTTACTAAATTTGGTGCTGGCATGCCACATGCTGCATGCACCGTCACGGGGAGCATGTATAATCACAATTCGCACATTATGCATGGATAGCTATTGTGGATAGATGAGATATCTTGAactcaatcccaaaataaaatgaaaGGAACTTAATTTAATCTTAAATTAAAAAAGTAAACACTTgatctaatatatttttttgagagagaattTATTTGATATGTTATCAAATCAATGTTTATCGGCATGCATTAATTTAAAGGCTATCAAATGTTAAGGGTAGGTTTTAAATTCAATGTCCCAtactttctttcctttatttgtttccttttttttcttgcatttctttcatttcttttatttttcttctttttttccataCTTCTTTATTTCATTCATATCCTTCCTTTTTATtctccttttttcctttctttcattcatttttttcttttttattttttctttcatttttgttttttgtttttatttcattcatatccttcttattttttttttatattttctttcttcccttctttcttttttcttctttccttcctcgtttttttttttttaacttctcacttccttccttcctttccttCCCACCACACACCCCACCCTCTCATTCTTTCCTCTTTTATCTCTAAACGGGTTTTGGAGTCCTCTAACCATCCAGATCCACTTTTTCACAAGAATAAAATACATGGTTGGGGCACCCCTGTAAGACTAGAATTTATAACATTGGCTAAGGGTTTTAAGTGCCGATGATCTTGTTAACTGATCCATAGCGATGCAGTTCAATTATAATTATCTTATTATCCATTCTTGAATAATATAAAGCATGCATTTTGAAGTATAAGAAAAAACAGCTTGGAGTTCTAAACCCAATAGAAAACTGAGATGGGCAACAGTAACATCCTTAACAATTGGGAGGCCATATCAATAAAGGGAGTCAGTTAAAGATAAACAAACTATCACTAACATGAAAGGAACTAAATGGTTGAGGTCCATGATTAACATGCTATAAACCACATTAGTAGTTGATCTATCATATATTAGAGAACTAACGTATCCAGTAATATTTCACATGAATAAAGCTCTTGTATTTACTATTCGTAAAGTTCTAACATTTAGTACCCAAACTCGAGCTCGAGGAGATCAATGATGATAGAAATAGCAAGAAGAGCAAGGCTGCTTGGCAGTTCCAACTTGTAACACCATGTCTTAGCAACAGAATGAACCTTATCAGCAATCAATCTAACCTGTAATTCGATGAGGAATCGGACATGACGCAAATAGATAGATTGTTGTTGTAGAAATAGTC
This genomic window from Phoenix dactylifera cultivar Barhee BC4 unplaced genomic scaffold, palm_55x_up_171113_PBpolish2nd_filt_p 002165F, whole genome shotgun sequence contains:
- the LOC103720019 gene encoding putative UDP-rhamnose:rhamnosyltransferase 1, which codes for MAMGEQRLHIAMLPWLAFGHMIPYLHLAFALATAGHRVSFLSSPRNNRRLPKIPPHLTPLIAFVDLPLPRVDGLPEEAEATVDVPADKGPLLKIAYDFLQNPVKKFLADESPDVILHDFLPYWVPAAARDLGVLPVLLFAFNAASTGFTGPPEVLAEEGRRRRWPSPESMTSPPEWFPPGSTVAFRRREAEQFYSEVFTTNTSGIADVERFRLAVEGCTAIALRTCPEYEGEYLDVLRRIYRKPVFPVGLIPPATSPAASADRNGRWGQIFGWLDAQPPKSVVFVSFGSEYKLSESEVRELAYGLELSNVRFLWALRRPAWVTGGDEEALPKGFAARTEGRGAVCFGWAPQLEILAHPSVGGSLFHSGWGSIIETLRYGNALIVLPNIFDQGLNARLLVEKGIAVEVERGDDGSYDRDGVAKALQMVMLSNEVEGLRRKAREMAAVFADKELHDRYLKEFINFLLGARLATNH